A single window of Pseudoduganella plicata DNA harbors:
- a CDS encoding antibiotic biosynthesis monooxygenase family protein has translation MIAVIFEVIPHPDRRQRYLDIAAALRPLLEEIDGFISIERFQSLADPAKLLSLSFFRDEAAIAQWRALEAHRAAQAAGRGRDDNGRALFADYRLRIAGVVRDYGMHERAQAPADSRVVNG, from the coding sequence ATGATTGCCGTGATCTTTGAAGTGATACCGCACCCGGACCGGCGCCAGCGTTATCTGGACATTGCCGCGGCGCTGCGGCCGCTGCTGGAGGAGATCGACGGTTTCATCTCCATCGAGCGCTTCCAGAGCTTGGCCGACCCGGCCAAGCTGCTGTCGCTGTCGTTCTTCCGCGACGAGGCGGCAATCGCGCAGTGGCGCGCGCTGGAGGCGCACCGCGCGGCGCAGGCGGCAGGGCGGGGCCGTGACGATAACGGCCGCGCGCTGTTTGCCGACTACCGGCTGCGCATTGCTGGCGTGGTGCGCGACTACGGCATGCACGAGCGCGCGCAGGCGCCCGCGGACAGCCGCGTCGTCAACGGCTAG
- the ftsY gene encoding signal recognition particle-docking protein FtsY has protein sequence MFSFFKKKPVTPDVPAPSVPAPAIPESAPAIAPEPASIPDSSLLDFDMETAARPEPKGSWMSRLKAGLSKTSANLSVLFVGARIDDDLYDELEAALLMSDAGMDATTYLLDALKRKVKEDKLLDAAAVKGALKELMTDLLRPLEKSFELGRHQPTVMMISGVNGAGKTTTIGKLAKHMQAHGQSVLLAAGDTFRAAAREQLMVWGQRNNVTVVSQESGDPAAVSFDAVQSGKAKGTNVVMIDTAGRLPTQLHLMEELKKIKRVIGKGMDGAPHETLLVIDGNTGQNALAQVKAFDDALALTGLIITKLDGTAKGGVIAAIARVRPVPVYFIGIGEKIEDLQPFNAAEFVEALLG, from the coding sequence ATGTTCAGCTTCTTCAAGAAAAAACCTGTCACGCCGGACGTTCCAGCCCCATCGGTGCCGGCCCCCGCCATCCCCGAGAGCGCACCCGCGATTGCGCCCGAACCTGCGTCCATTCCGGACAGTTCTCTGCTTGACTTCGACATGGAAACGGCAGCCCGGCCCGAGCCGAAGGGGTCGTGGATGAGCCGCCTGAAGGCAGGCCTGTCGAAGACGTCCGCCAACCTGTCCGTCCTGTTTGTCGGTGCGCGCATCGACGACGACCTGTACGACGAACTGGAAGCGGCGCTGCTGATGTCGGACGCCGGCATGGACGCCACGACCTACCTGCTCGACGCCCTGAAGCGCAAAGTCAAGGAAGACAAGCTGCTGGACGCTGCCGCCGTCAAGGGCGCGCTGAAGGAGCTGATGACCGACCTGCTGCGCCCGCTGGAGAAGTCGTTCGAGCTGGGCCGGCACCAGCCCACCGTGATGATGATTTCCGGCGTCAATGGCGCCGGAAAGACGACAACCATCGGCAAACTCGCCAAGCACATGCAGGCACACGGCCAGTCCGTGCTGCTGGCCGCCGGCGACACGTTCCGTGCCGCCGCCCGCGAACAGCTGATGGTGTGGGGCCAGCGCAACAACGTGACAGTCGTGTCGCAGGAGTCGGGCGACCCGGCCGCCGTGTCGTTCGACGCCGTCCAGTCCGGCAAGGCCAAGGGCACCAACGTCGTGATGATCGATACGGCCGGGCGCCTGCCGACGCAGCTGCACTTGATGGAAGAGCTGAAGAAGATCAAGCGTGTCATCGGCAAGGGCATGGACGGCGCGCCCCATGAAACGCTACTCGTTATCGACGGCAACACGGGCCAGAATGCGCTGGCGCAGGTCAAGGCGTTCGACGACGCGCTGGCGCTGACGGGCCTGATCATTACCAAGCTGGACGGTACGGCCAAGGGCGGCGTCATTGCCGCGATCGCGCGCGTGCGCCCGGTGCCCGTCTATTTCATCGGGATCGGCGAAAAAATCGAGGACCTGCAGCCGTTCAATGCGGCCGAGTTCGTCGAAGCACTGCTCGGTTAA
- a CDS encoding DUF5710 domain-containing protein, whose product MAAYFTPSRIHPTAEQTDLQTATQPVVLGEANAGAAKTTTLALRIAESLARNVEPARILALAFTPEARDVLRQRLLDIGVPWETVNGLDILTIEDLAMRTLGQVEGEPLRLTQQPRKLKTHVCDAIDAVADRYVGRYDALDLRKSDIAVSGFLDTLLRLKARMALHGEYDDDPVEAAEVAGVPLTDYLVAQSYETARLDGEERALFRTAFDPTYDLARWLQREPGCADTFPRYRVIVCDELHDMNEASFVIVEALVRSTGAFFTGVGDKHQVIHDQLGASHDYLGFRFRHAFPALKTYPLTTTYRHGPHLTLAITQLMGNNGTSGAPDHTEIRQLHYDEASDCAAQVVEAIRQWKKDKHKLEDCAVLMRDRHQSVALENALIEAGIAYRTPVMKGYMQREEILFLRGVLAICLNDLKAVPSYEVRTAVVEALAVFAGMETAANFEKVKHDIAKEPSLLTGFFQGHLGGNALADAATAFADVMRYLLQVPADSPAGDVLSEVCTRMDLAAVAKRVYVNPYAASVVARSVDGFVAMARSSGLDLAAFWKKINAAEVFASRKREKDFIHLDCVADVKGKEFGHVIMPYLEVNEFPNSLMPAKTERNLFYVGVSRTVARLTLISPTQPERRSSFLRQMQIATVAPKADQALRQLEDKVEQERTYRTYLTARYEDREEVRALGANFDTVRKKWYIESGQDQAPFRRWLP is encoded by the coding sequence ATGGCCGCGTACTTCACCCCGAGCCGCATCCACCCGACCGCGGAGCAGACCGACCTGCAGACGGCCACGCAGCCCGTCGTGCTGGGCGAGGCCAATGCCGGTGCGGCCAAGACGACGACGCTGGCGCTGCGCATCGCCGAGTCGCTCGCGCGCAATGTGGAGCCGGCGCGCATCCTGGCGCTGGCGTTCACGCCGGAAGCGCGCGACGTGCTGCGTCAGCGCCTGCTCGATATCGGCGTGCCGTGGGAGACGGTCAACGGGCTGGACATCCTGACCATCGAGGACCTGGCGATGCGTACGCTGGGGCAGGTCGAGGGCGAACCGCTACGCCTGACGCAGCAGCCGCGCAAGCTGAAGACCCATGTCTGCGATGCCATCGATGCCGTGGCGGACCGCTACGTGGGAAGGTACGACGCTCTCGACCTGCGCAAGTCCGATATCGCCGTCTCAGGTTTTCTCGACACGCTGTTGCGGCTGAAGGCGCGCATGGCGCTGCACGGCGAGTACGACGACGATCCGGTCGAAGCGGCCGAGGTGGCGGGCGTGCCGCTGACGGACTACCTGGTGGCGCAGTCGTACGAAACGGCGCGGCTGGACGGCGAGGAGCGGGCGCTGTTCCGCACGGCGTTCGATCCCACCTACGATCTGGCGCGCTGGCTGCAGCGCGAGCCGGGGTGTGCCGACACGTTCCCGCGCTACCGCGTGATCGTCTGCGACGAGCTGCACGACATGAACGAAGCCAGCTTCGTCATCGTCGAAGCGCTGGTCCGCTCCACCGGCGCGTTCTTCACGGGCGTGGGCGACAAGCATCAGGTCATCCACGACCAGCTGGGCGCCAGCCACGACTACCTCGGCTTCCGCTTCCGCCACGCGTTCCCGGCACTGAAAACCTATCCGCTGACGACGACGTACCGCCACGGCCCGCATCTGACCCTGGCGATCACGCAGCTGATGGGCAACAACGGCACGTCGGGCGCGCCGGACCACACGGAGATCCGCCAGCTGCATTACGACGAGGCGTCCGATTGCGCGGCCCAGGTGGTCGAGGCGATCCGGCAGTGGAAAAAGGACAAGCACAAGCTGGAAGATTGCGCGGTGCTAATGCGCGACCGGCACCAGTCCGTGGCACTGGAGAATGCGCTGATCGAGGCGGGCATCGCCTACCGCACTCCCGTGATGAAGGGTTATATGCAGCGCGAGGAAATCCTGTTCCTGCGCGGCGTGCTGGCGATCTGCCTGAACGACCTGAAGGCCGTGCCGTCGTATGAAGTGCGCACCGCCGTCGTCGAGGCCCTGGCGGTCTTCGCCGGCATGGAGACGGCGGCGAACTTCGAGAAGGTCAAGCACGATATCGCCAAGGAGCCGTCGCTGCTGACGGGTTTCTTCCAGGGCCACCTGGGCGGCAACGCACTGGCCGACGCCGCCACGGCGTTCGCGGACGTGATGCGCTACCTGCTGCAGGTGCCGGCCGACAGCCCTGCGGGCGACGTGCTGAGCGAGGTATGCACGCGCATGGATCTGGCGGCGGTGGCGAAGCGCGTGTACGTCAATCCGTATGCCGCGTCCGTGGTGGCGCGCTCGGTCGACGGCTTTGTCGCGATGGCCCGCTCGTCCGGCCTTGACCTGGCGGCGTTCTGGAAGAAGATCAATGCGGCCGAGGTGTTCGCCAGCCGCAAGCGCGAGAAGGATTTCATCCATCTCGATTGCGTGGCGGACGTGAAGGGCAAGGAGTTCGGCCACGTCATCATGCCGTACCTGGAAGTGAACGAATTTCCGAATTCGCTGATGCCGGCGAAGACGGAGCGTAACCTGTTTTACGTAGGCGTGAGCCGCACGGTGGCGCGGCTGACGCTGATCTCGCCCACGCAGCCGGAGCGGCGTAGCAGCTTCCTGCGCCAGATGCAGATCGCGACGGTGGCGCCGAAAGCGGACCAGGCGCTGCGCCAGCTGGAGGATAAGGTCGAACAGGAGCGCACGTACCGCACCTACCTGACGGCCCGCTACGAAGACCGCGAGGAAGTGCGCGCGCTGGGCGCGAACTTCGACACGGTGCGCAAGAAGTGGTACATCGAGTCAGGGCAGGACCAGGCGCCGTTCAGGCGCTGGCTGCCATAG
- the lepB gene encoding signal peptidase I yields the protein MTRWFRANKGFVAFLVLFGIFRTAVADWNPIPSASMRPNLLEGDVVFVNRLAYDAKIPLTNVSLARLGDPQRGDVVTFSSPKDGTRLIKRIAALPGDTIEMRSERLLINGKPADYTVLGNGIEKVEPLGELTALHLKERSGDATYRIQVLPQVSAMRDFGPVTVPADRYLMLGDNRDNSGDSRVFGTVPRELLIGRAERILVSADIKGNWAPRGERIGMSLRPE from the coding sequence ATGACCCGCTGGTTTCGCGCCAACAAAGGCTTCGTCGCATTCCTCGTGCTGTTCGGGATCTTCCGCACCGCCGTGGCGGACTGGAACCCGATTCCGTCCGCGTCGATGCGGCCGAACCTGCTGGAAGGCGACGTGGTCTTCGTCAACCGCCTGGCCTATGACGCCAAGATTCCGCTGACGAACGTGTCGCTGGCACGCCTCGGCGATCCGCAGCGGGGCGACGTCGTCACGTTCTCGTCGCCGAAGGACGGTACGCGCCTGATCAAGCGCATCGCCGCCCTGCCGGGCGACACGATCGAGATGCGCAGCGAACGCCTGCTCATCAACGGCAAGCCGGCCGACTACACGGTGCTGGGCAACGGCATCGAAAAGGTCGAGCCGCTCGGTGAGTTGACGGCGCTGCACCTGAAGGAACGCAGTGGCGACGCCACGTATCGCATCCAGGTGCTGCCGCAGGTGTCGGCGATGCGCGACTTCGGCCCCGTCACCGTGCCCGCCGACCGCTACCTGATGCTCGGGGACAACCGCGACAACAGCGGCGACTCGCGCGTGTTCGGCACCGTGCCGCGCGAGCTGCTGATCGGCCGCGCCGAACGCATCCTCGTCTCCGCGGACATCAAAGGCAACTGGGCCCCGCGCGGGGAACGCATCGGCATGAGCCTGCGCCCGGAGTAA
- a CDS encoding TonB-dependent siderophore receptor produces MSPHRTALTPLALAAALLCGGAYAAPDGPAVDAAEAPIQTVVVKGENTGGYTARSSASSARLDLSLRETPQSVSVVTRQQMDDFRLNSASDVLANTTGVTVEKVESDRTYYTARGFDITNFQYDGVGIPFVFGNVYGELDTVLYERIDVVRGANGLMSGTGNPSATVNFIRKRPTAMTQASVAVTAGSWDKRRVEADVSGALNEARTLTGRLVAAYDEGDSYLDRYSTKRKVLSGVLEAKLSNATTLTAGHTAQIGTSKGNMWGALPLYYTDLSPVDLDVGANTAADWTRNRNEHQRSFVELTHQFENGWRAQATLSHNTFKNRSKMLYVYGTPDRQTGLGLFAYPSRYDADNKQTLFDASATGQFNLGGRQHELTFGANWSKSTLDDISHYGQGIGNPMPSLNGWDGSYAEPTFDARIDGSSYEDKRKSAFIAARFNLTDPMKLVTGISTTKADSDGIQYGVAHYKSASKSTPYVGLTYDLTPNVTAYGSYTTIFNPQSETDFDGATLDPMEGRTAELGLKSEWFGGKLNASGALFKTRQDNTAEQLGNVGTRAYYHGIDAESKGIELDLSGELARGLQASAGFTVLSLEDPAGQVVKTYLPRRTLRLSTTYKVPALPALTVGATANWQDDTYRNEAGGAVIRQASYAVVGLMARYDINRQLSIAANVNNVADKKYLTSLYWSQAYYAAPRNASVTLNWKY; encoded by the coding sequence ATGTCGCCCCATCGCACCGCCCTGACGCCCCTCGCTCTTGCCGCCGCCCTGCTGTGCGGTGGCGCCTACGCCGCGCCCGACGGGCCGGCGGTCGACGCAGCGGAAGCGCCGATCCAGACGGTGGTCGTCAAGGGCGAAAACACGGGCGGCTACACGGCGCGCAGCAGCGCTTCCTCGGCGCGCCTGGACCTGTCGCTGCGCGAGACGCCGCAGTCGGTCTCCGTCGTCACCCGCCAGCAGATGGACGACTTCCGCCTGAACTCCGCCAGCGACGTGCTGGCCAACACCACGGGCGTCACGGTCGAGAAGGTCGAGTCGGACCGTACCTACTACACGGCGCGCGGCTTCGACATCACCAATTTCCAGTATGACGGCGTGGGCATTCCCTTCGTCTTCGGCAACGTCTATGGCGAACTCGATACGGTGCTGTACGAGCGCATCGACGTCGTGCGCGGCGCGAACGGCCTGATGTCCGGCACGGGCAATCCGTCGGCCACCGTCAACTTCATCCGTAAGCGCCCGACCGCAATGACGCAGGCGTCGGTCGCCGTCACGGCGGGATCGTGGGACAAGCGCCGCGTCGAGGCGGACGTCTCCGGCGCGCTGAACGAGGCGCGCACGCTGACGGGCCGCCTGGTGGCAGCCTACGACGAAGGCGACTCCTATCTGGATCGCTACTCGACCAAGCGCAAAGTGCTGTCCGGCGTGCTGGAAGCGAAGCTGTCGAACGCCACGACGCTGACGGCCGGCCATACCGCGCAGATCGGCACGTCGAAGGGCAATATGTGGGGCGCGCTGCCGCTGTACTACACTGATCTGTCGCCGGTGGACCTGGACGTCGGCGCCAACACGGCGGCCGACTGGACCCGCAACCGCAACGAGCACCAGCGCAGCTTCGTCGAACTGACGCACCAGTTCGAGAACGGCTGGCGCGCGCAGGCCACGCTGTCGCACAACACGTTCAAGAACCGCAGCAAGATGCTGTATGTGTACGGCACGCCGGACCGCCAGACGGGCCTGGGCCTGTTCGCCTATCCGTCGCGCTACGATGCCGACAACAAGCAGACGCTGTTCGACGCATCCGCCACCGGCCAGTTCAACCTGGGCGGGCGCCAGCACGAGCTGACATTCGGCGCCAACTGGTCGAAGTCCACGCTTGACGACATCTCGCACTACGGCCAGGGCATCGGCAATCCGATGCCGTCGCTGAACGGCTGGGACGGCAGCTACGCGGAACCGACGTTCGACGCACGCATCGACGGCAGCTCGTATGAGGACAAGCGCAAATCCGCCTTCATCGCGGCGCGCTTCAACCTGACCGACCCGATGAAACTGGTCACCGGGATCTCGACGACCAAGGCGGACAGCGACGGCATCCAGTACGGCGTGGCCCACTACAAGTCGGCCAGCAAGAGCACGCCGTACGTGGGCCTGACCTACGACCTGACGCCGAACGTGACGGCCTACGGCAGCTACACGACGATCTTCAACCCGCAAAGCGAGACGGACTTCGACGGCGCGACCCTCGATCCGATGGAAGGCAGGACGGCGGAACTGGGCCTGAAGAGCGAATGGTTCGGTGGCAAACTGAACGCCTCCGGCGCGCTGTTCAAGACGCGCCAGGACAACACGGCCGAACAGCTGGGCAACGTCGGGACGCGGGCCTATTACCACGGCATCGACGCGGAATCGAAAGGCATCGAGCTGGACCTGTCCGGCGAACTGGCACGCGGCCTGCAAGCCAGTGCCGGCTTCACGGTGCTGTCGCTGGAAGACCCGGCCGGCCAGGTCGTCAAGACCTACCTGCCGCGCCGCACGCTGCGCCTGTCGACGACGTACAAGGTGCCTGCCCTGCCGGCGCTGACGGTGGGCGCCACCGCCAACTGGCAGGACGACACGTACCGCAACGAGGCCGGCGGCGCCGTGATCCGCCAGGCGTCCTACGCCGTCGTCGGCCTGATGGCGCGCTACGACATCAACCGTCAGCTGAGCATTGCCGCCAACGTCAACAACGTGGCCGACAAGAAGTACCTCACCAGCTTGTACTGGAGCCAGGCGTACTACGCCGCGCCGCGCAACGCCAGCGTGACGCTGAACTGGAAATACTAA
- the ftsX gene encoding permease-like cell division protein FtsX codes for MSVWLRQHGFALGSALVHLRRAPGSFLFNILVVAIALALPFAGLTVLDNVRPMSEQLSVDPELSVFLKQDLPREHAQGMAGSLRAVAKDARIVFVPRENALAELQNKNGLAGVIDTLGDNPLPDSYVVKLNAFQSAAQSAHVDEVAEQLREIPGVESVQVDSAWVKRLAALLGILRMGLLLLAATLGTVVIAVVFNTIRLQVLTQREEILVLRLIGATSTYIQRPFYYTGALLGLFAGAVALGAVALSLRPLNTAIAEFARLYASEFQLSPLDPLAMALLLALSAGLGLVGAALSVRRQLARLS; via the coding sequence ATGAGCGTGTGGCTGCGTCAACATGGTTTCGCGCTGGGCTCCGCGCTGGTACACCTGCGCCGCGCGCCCGGCAGTTTCCTGTTCAATATCCTGGTGGTCGCCATTGCGCTGGCCCTGCCCTTTGCCGGCCTGACGGTACTGGACAATGTACGGCCGATGTCGGAACAGCTCTCGGTCGACCCGGAACTGTCCGTCTTCCTGAAACAAGACCTGCCACGCGAGCATGCGCAAGGCATGGCCGGCTCGCTGCGGGCCGTCGCAAAGGACGCCCGCATCGTCTTCGTGCCGCGCGAAAACGCGCTGGCGGAGCTGCAGAACAAGAACGGGCTGGCTGGGGTGATCGACACGCTGGGCGACAATCCCCTGCCGGACAGTTATGTCGTGAAGCTGAACGCATTCCAGAGTGCCGCCCAAAGCGCACACGTGGACGAAGTGGCGGAGCAGTTGCGGGAGATCCCTGGCGTCGAGTCCGTGCAGGTCGATTCCGCCTGGGTGAAGCGGCTGGCCGCGCTGCTGGGCATACTACGCATGGGTCTGCTGCTGCTGGCCGCCACCCTGGGCACCGTCGTCATCGCCGTGGTCTTCAACACGATCCGGTTGCAGGTACTGACGCAGCGTGAGGAGATCCTGGTGCTGCGTCTGATCGGCGCCACCAGCACGTATATCCAGCGCCCTTTCTATTACACGGGTGCGCTGCTGGGCCTGTTTGCCGGCGCCGTGGCGCTGGGTGCCGTTGCGCTGTCGCTGCGGCCGCTGAACACGGCGATTGCCGAGTTTGCCCGGCTGTATGCATCCGAATTCCAGCTGTCGCCGCTGGATCCGCTGGCCATGGCCCTCCTCCTGGCGCTGTCGGCCGGCCTGGGCCTGGTGGGCGCCGCGCTGTCCGTGCGACGTCAGCTGGCGCGGCTGTCGTGA
- the rpoH gene encoding RNA polymerase sigma factor RpoH — MNTMSAPTALVPAGTSALNLGFSGNLGNLDAYISAVNRLPMLTHDEEVQLGRRLKDNNDLKAAEKLVLSHLRLVVSIARGYLGYGLPHADLIQEGNIGLMKAVKRFDPDQGVRLVSYAMHWIKAEMHEYILKNWRLVKVATTKAQRKLFFNLRSHKTGLDAMTPGQIDQLAKLLDVKREEVIEMETRLSGRDIALESPTDDEDDKFAPIAYLSSDQTEPTKVLEAEQVTRLQSEGLETALAKLDPRSRRIVESRWLANDDGSGATLHTLAEEFGVSAERIRQIESAALKKMKGSLAAYV; from the coding sequence ATGAACACGATGTCCGCACCTACCGCCCTGGTTCCAGCCGGCACAAGTGCTCTGAACCTCGGTTTCAGCGGCAACCTGGGAAACCTGGACGCCTACATTTCCGCCGTCAACCGCCTGCCAATGCTGACGCACGACGAAGAAGTCCAGCTGGGCCGTCGCCTCAAGGATAACAACGACCTGAAGGCCGCCGAAAAGCTCGTCCTGTCGCACTTGCGCCTGGTGGTCTCGATCGCCCGTGGCTACCTGGGCTATGGCCTGCCGCACGCCGACCTGATCCAGGAAGGCAATATCGGCCTGATGAAGGCAGTCAAGCGCTTCGACCCGGACCAGGGCGTCCGGCTCGTGTCGTACGCGATGCACTGGATCAAGGCAGAGATGCATGAGTACATCCTGAAAAACTGGCGCCTCGTCAAAGTGGCAACCACGAAGGCTCAGCGCAAGCTGTTCTTCAACCTGCGCAGCCACAAGACGGGCCTGGATGCGATGACGCCGGGCCAGATCGACCAGCTGGCCAAGCTGCTGGACGTCAAGCGCGAGGAAGTGATCGAGATGGAAACCCGCCTGTCGGGCCGGGACATCGCACTGGAATCGCCGACGGACGACGAGGACGACAAGTTTGCCCCGATCGCCTACCTCTCGTCCGACCAGACGGAGCCGACCAAGGTGCTGGAAGCGGAACAGGTCACGCGCCTGCAGTCCGAAGGCCTGGAAACGGCGCTGGCCAAGCTCGATCCACGCTCGCGCCGCATCGTCGAATCGCGCTGGCTGGCCAACGACGACGGTTCGGGCGCGACGTTGCACACGCTGGCAGAAGAGTTCGGCGTCTCGGCCGAGCGCATCCGCCAGATCGAGTCGGCCGCGCTGAAGAAAATGAAGGGCTCGCTGGCCGCTTACGTCTAA
- the ggt gene encoding gamma-glutamyltransferase, with protein MHIRLALCTIVLTITTTAQGKTPVATGTGGAVATISEQASQSALAILNRGGNAIDAAVAAAATLGVTDPFSCGIGGGGFLVVYLAKDKRVVTIDHRETAPASYTPAVFMADGKELDFDSVVASGLSVGVPGTVRGWHEALQRYGTMSFAQVLAPAIDVANKGFTVNDNFSHLVAENTAKFRKFPATAALYLRDGKPLPAGTLLRNPDLAKTYGILSKGGVKAFYEGPIAHAVVDAVNRPPVAAGVNVRAGKMTLADLANYEARLRQPLHSTYRGYDLYGMALPGSGAVAIGEALNILEGYDLGKLPRAQAEHLYLEASRLAFADRNAYLADPEYVDAPVAGLLSKEFAARRRALIDGRRAPAAPVAAGDPYAFQNDTSVPLRPAPVPLQKESAHTTHLTVSDKDGNVVAYTFTIESWGGSGITVPGHGFLLNNELTDFDFSGPAPNVPEAGKRPRSSMAPTIALRNGKPAFTVGSPGGATIITTVLQTIVNYVDFGMPMDEAIAAPRLSQRNGAMTDVEPGFADTAQAKALAAYGHRWSPQPEEIGAANAIVFNPDGTVTAVSEKHRHGIGSALVQRRGH; from the coding sequence ATGCACATTCGCCTTGCCCTCTGCACCATCGTCCTCACGATCACGACCACCGCGCAGGGCAAGACGCCTGTCGCTACCGGCACCGGCGGCGCCGTCGCCACCATCAGCGAGCAGGCGTCGCAGTCGGCGCTGGCCATCCTCAACCGGGGCGGCAACGCCATCGATGCCGCCGTGGCGGCCGCCGCGACGCTGGGCGTGACGGACCCGTTCAGCTGCGGCATCGGTGGCGGCGGCTTCCTGGTGGTCTATCTCGCCAAGGACAAGCGCGTTGTAACGATCGACCACCGCGAGACGGCACCGGCGTCTTACACGCCGGCCGTGTTCATGGCCGACGGCAAGGAGCTCGACTTCGATAGCGTCGTCGCCAGCGGCCTCTCTGTCGGCGTGCCCGGCACGGTGCGCGGCTGGCATGAGGCGCTGCAGCGCTACGGCACGATGTCGTTCGCGCAGGTACTGGCCCCGGCCATCGACGTGGCGAACAAGGGTTTCACCGTCAACGACAACTTCAGCCACCTCGTCGCGGAAAACACGGCAAAGTTCCGCAAGTTCCCGGCCACCGCCGCGCTGTATCTGCGCGACGGCAAGCCCCTCCCCGCCGGCACGCTGCTGCGCAACCCGGACCTGGCGAAAACGTACGGCATTCTGTCCAAGGGCGGCGTCAAGGCGTTCTACGAAGGGCCCATCGCCCACGCCGTCGTCGACGCCGTCAACCGCCCGCCTGTCGCGGCGGGCGTCAACGTCCGCGCCGGCAAGATGACGCTGGCCGACCTGGCAAACTACGAAGCGCGCCTGCGCCAGCCCTTGCACAGCACCTATCGGGGCTACGACCTGTACGGCATGGCACTGCCAGGCAGCGGCGCCGTCGCCATCGGCGAGGCACTGAACATCCTGGAAGGCTACGACCTGGGCAAGCTGCCGCGCGCGCAGGCAGAGCACCTGTACCTGGAAGCGAGCCGGCTGGCCTTCGCCGACCGCAACGCCTACCTGGCGGACCCGGAATACGTCGACGCGCCTGTCGCCGGCCTGCTCAGCAAGGAGTTCGCCGCCCGCCGCCGCGCGTTGATCGACGGGCGGCGCGCACCGGCGGCCCCGGTCGCGGCAGGCGATCCGTATGCGTTCCAGAACGACACCAGCGTGCCGCTGCGCCCCGCGCCGGTGCCCCTGCAAAAGGAAAGTGCCCATACGACGCACCTGACGGTGTCGGACAAGGACGGCAATGTTGTCGCCTACACGTTCACCATCGAGTCGTGGGGCGGCAGCGGCATCACGGTGCCGGGCCACGGCTTCCTGCTCAATAACGAGCTGACGGATTTCGATTTTTCCGGCCCGGCGCCGAACGTGCCGGAAGCGGGCAAGCGCCCGCGCAGCAGCATGGCGCCAACAATCGCGCTGCGCAACGGCAAGCCGGCCTTCACGGTAGGCAGCCCGGGCGGCGCGACGATCATCACGACGGTATTGCAGACGATCGTCAATTACGTCGACTTCGGCATGCCGATGGACGAAGCCATCGCGGCGCCGCGGCTGTCGCAACGCAACGGAGCCATGACGGACGTCGAGCCTGGCTTTGCGGATACCGCGCAGGCAAAGGCGCTGGCAGCGTACGGCCATCGCTGGAGCCCGCAGCCCGAGGAAATCGGCGCGGCCAACGCCATTGTCTTCAACCCGGACGGCACCGTGACGGCAGTCAGCGAAAAGCACCGCCACGGCATCGGCAGCGCTTTGGTGCAGCGCCGCGGGCACTGA
- a CDS encoding cell division ATP-binding protein FtsE, with translation MIEFQNVSKTYAGDALALRGVTLTIAKGELVYLAGPSGAGKSTLLKMIAAMERPSSGKVTVNGTDIGKLKAAGIPFLRRNLGLIFQQQRLLTDRSVLDNVMMPMLVAGLSRAEAEERARAALEKVGLLARANAQPLALSGGEQQRVSIARAIVNRPQIILADEPTANLDRASANKVFDALRAFNNVGVTCVISTHDDLVLESGARVIRLAQGELQAEAA, from the coding sequence ATGATCGAATTCCAGAACGTTTCCAAGACGTATGCCGGCGATGCGCTCGCGCTGCGCGGCGTCACATTGACCATTGCCAAGGGCGAACTGGTGTATCTGGCCGGCCCGTCCGGCGCCGGCAAGTCCACGCTGCTGAAGATGATTGCCGCGATGGAGCGTCCCAGCTCGGGCAAGGTCACGGTCAACGGCACCGATATCGGCAAGCTGAAGGCGGCCGGCATTCCGTTCCTGCGCCGTAATCTCGGCCTGATTTTCCAGCAGCAGCGGCTGCTGACGGACCGTTCCGTGCTGGACAACGTCATGATGCCCATGCTGGTAGCGGGCCTGTCCCGCGCCGAGGCGGAGGAACGCGCCCGCGCCGCGCTCGAGAAGGTGGGCCTGCTGGCGCGCGCGAATGCGCAGCCGCTGGCGCTCTCGGGCGGCGAGCAGCAGCGCGTGTCGATTGCCCGCGCCATCGTCAACCGTCCGCAGATCATCCTGGCCGACGAACCGACGGCCAACCTCGACCGTGCCAGCGCGAACAAGGTGTTCGATGCACTGCGTGCGTTCAACAACGTGGGCGTGACGTGCGTCATCTCCACCCACGACGACCTCGTGCTGGAGAGTGGTGCCCGCGTCATCCGTCTGGCGCAAGGCGAACTGCAGGCGGAGGCGGCATGA